A single region of the Halobacterium wangiae genome encodes:
- a CDS encoding acetate--CoA ligase family protein: MSENPIAAAQAEGRTTLTEAESKSLLAAAGIETPAFAVASDTDAAVEAASDIGFPVVVKVSSPAVTHKSEWADGAGVAVGLDSAEAVREATDAIFAAADDLDIDADVLVEEAADVDAGTEVIVGGLRDPSFGPVVLTGLGGIFTEVYEDTSHRIAPIDEAEAREAIEELTAAELLAGYRGREPADVDALAEVVAAVGDLVAAHEEISEVDVNPVLATGDGAVALDALVVLGGE; this comes from the coding sequence ATGTCTGAGAACCCGATCGCGGCCGCGCAGGCCGAGGGACGGACGACGCTCACGGAGGCCGAATCGAAGTCGCTGCTCGCGGCCGCGGGCATCGAGACGCCGGCGTTCGCCGTCGCGTCGGACACCGACGCCGCAGTCGAGGCCGCCAGCGACATCGGCTTCCCGGTGGTTGTGAAGGTCTCCTCGCCGGCGGTCACCCACAAGAGCGAGTGGGCCGACGGCGCTGGCGTCGCGGTGGGCCTCGACTCCGCGGAGGCGGTCCGGGAGGCCACAGACGCCATCTTCGCGGCGGCCGACGACCTCGACATCGACGCGGACGTGCTCGTCGAGGAGGCCGCCGACGTGGACGCCGGAACCGAGGTCATCGTCGGCGGCCTTCGCGACCCGTCGTTCGGTCCGGTCGTGCTCACGGGGCTCGGCGGCATCTTCACGGAGGTGTACGAGGACACGAGCCACCGCATCGCGCCCATCGACGAGGCGGAGGCCCGCGAGGCCATCGAGGAGCTGACCGCGGCGGAGCTGCTGGCCGGCTACCGCGGTCGTGAACCGGCGGACGTGGACGCGCTCGCCGAGGTCGTGGCGGCCGTCGGCGACCTGGTGGCGGCCCACGAGGAGATCTCGGAGGTCGACGTGAACCCGGTGCTGGCGACCGGCGACGGCGCGGTCGCCCTGGACGCACTCGTGGTTCTCGGGGGTGAGTGA
- a CDS encoding MBL fold metallo-hydrolase, with translation MRTEITTDVYDLTLAEVNGGRYRVFLFDDETPTLVDAGLEDTTDAVVEHLDELGVEPERLVVTHGDPDHAGGVATLADHYDLETWVPDGVPVDGHDPDNRFGDGDAVGQFTAVHTPGHTPHHHSLVDGNRGVAVMGDAVFGADARGLPEGYFVLPPAYFSEDLGQADASLANLLAYDFDVGLVFHGESVTSDASEKLDRFVNFSGKPA, from the coding sequence ATGCGCACAGAGATCACGACGGACGTCTACGACCTGACGCTCGCGGAGGTGAACGGTGGCCGCTACCGGGTATTCCTCTTCGACGACGAGACGCCGACGCTCGTGGACGCCGGCCTGGAAGACACGACGGACGCTGTAGTCGAACACCTAGACGAACTCGGCGTCGAACCCGAACGGCTGGTGGTGACCCACGGCGACCCCGACCACGCCGGCGGCGTCGCCACGCTCGCGGACCACTACGACCTTGAGACGTGGGTCCCCGACGGCGTCCCGGTCGACGGCCACGACCCGGACAACCGGTTCGGCGACGGCGACGCGGTGGGACAGTTCACTGCCGTCCACACGCCCGGACACACGCCACACCACCACTCGCTGGTCGACGGGAACCGCGGCGTCGCGGTGATGGGTGACGCCGTCTTCGGCGCCGACGCGCGGGGGCTCCCGGAGGGCTACTTCGTGCTCCCGCCCGCGTACTTCTCGGAGGACCTCGGGCAGGCGGACGCGTCGCTGGCCAACCTGCTCGCGTACGACTTCGACGTCGGCCTGGTGTTCCACGGCGAGAGCGTCACCAGCGACGCCAGCGAGAAACTCGACCGCTTCGTGAACTTCAGCGGGAAGCCGGCGTAG
- a CDS encoding IclR family transcriptional regulator, whose translation MPNGPGKRTGVKSDETLFAVLGAVRAADGAGVTELAEELDLAKSTVHNHLASMRDHGFVVKRDGTYHLGLEFFSYGQEVRNGADVYRAARPVVDDLVEITGEMVWLLAPEQGRVMYLYGHAGRTDVNVDALLGTWEYMHCTSGGKAILAYYDDAEVDAVVERHGLPARTANTITDRADLAAELETVREQGYALNLGEDLEGIHAISVPLLYEDEIRGSIAVAGPAHRVSRERCETEIIDQLFASTNDVELNLAYA comes from the coding sequence ATGCCGAACGGACCCGGGAAGCGAACGGGGGTGAAGTCGGACGAGACGCTGTTCGCGGTGCTCGGAGCCGTGCGCGCCGCCGACGGGGCGGGCGTGACGGAACTCGCCGAGGAGCTCGACCTGGCGAAGAGCACCGTCCACAACCACCTCGCGTCGATGCGCGACCACGGGTTCGTCGTGAAACGAGACGGGACCTACCACCTCGGGCTAGAGTTCTTCAGCTACGGCCAGGAGGTCCGCAACGGCGCCGACGTCTACCGCGCGGCCCGCCCCGTCGTCGACGACCTGGTGGAGATCACCGGCGAGATGGTGTGGTTGCTGGCGCCCGAGCAGGGTCGCGTGATGTACCTCTACGGGCACGCGGGCCGCACCGACGTGAACGTCGACGCGCTGCTCGGCACCTGGGAGTACATGCACTGCACGTCCGGCGGGAAGGCGATCCTCGCGTACTACGACGACGCCGAGGTCGACGCCGTCGTGGAACGCCACGGCCTGCCGGCTCGCACCGCGAACACCATCACGGACCGCGCGGACCTCGCCGCGGAACTGGAGACCGTCCGCGAGCAGGGGTACGCGCTGAACCTCGGCGAGGACCTCGAGGGTATCCACGCCATCTCGGTGCCGCTGCTGTACGAGGACGAGATCCGGGGGTCGATCGCCGTCGCCGGCCCGGCACACCGCGTCAGCCGCGAGCGCTGCGAGACCGAGATCATCGACCAGCTGTTCGCGTCCACGAACGACGTGGAACTGAACCTCGCGTACGCCTGA
- a CDS encoding SLC13 family permease: MSADSTLSGVFDGDIDAAWLSVPVGVAAAGAVLVYAPVAAEMATMLAITVFCISLWVGSPVAPWFTGLLGVGLIGVAFSSDLALTGFQSAATWLVVLGIFLGEATRQSGLAAAVERVSLRVLPEDATADAGVAYRHLLVVLSAAALGFVVLVPSSLVRVLILGPILVSVGGLFTDRRPRVGLFLGPLFVTYYAGTGILTGSLANIIITGLVEANSGLAIGWVEWAVWLGPVMWVGRAAVITAIAYYLYRPRTADAIDAASATDLDVASTAEARRMMAFLLVGVAIWATDTLHGLHPLYGALVVTLLAFAPRVGVVGADAIAETDVSIVFFLGAIFAIAAGLQQTGFTDVAADAILSGFPEGGSLSVALAFSVVASIALTFVMEGLAVASVLTPVLVAFSESAGLPLAPVAMIEAVALNTYFFPYQSAVLVAILGLDVVDSRELIRMAALCSVATLVVLLPIQIAIFALAF; encoded by the coding sequence GTGTCGGCTGACTCGACGCTCTCTGGCGTGTTCGACGGGGACATCGACGCCGCGTGGCTCTCGGTACCGGTCGGCGTCGCCGCCGCTGGCGCCGTCCTCGTGTACGCCCCCGTCGCCGCAGAGATGGCGACCATGCTGGCCATCACCGTGTTCTGCATCAGCCTCTGGGTCGGGTCGCCGGTCGCGCCGTGGTTCACGGGCCTCCTGGGTGTCGGCCTCATCGGCGTCGCGTTCTCCTCGGACCTCGCGCTCACGGGGTTCCAGTCGGCCGCCACGTGGCTGGTCGTGCTGGGCATCTTCCTCGGGGAGGCCACCCGCCAGAGCGGCCTGGCGGCGGCCGTCGAACGCGTCTCGCTGCGCGTCCTGCCCGAAGACGCGACGGCGGACGCTGGCGTCGCGTACCGCCACCTCCTCGTCGTGCTGTCCGCGGCGGCGCTCGGGTTCGTCGTGCTGGTCCCCTCGTCGCTCGTGCGCGTGCTCATCCTCGGTCCCATCCTCGTCTCGGTCGGAGGGCTGTTCACCGACCGTCGACCCCGCGTCGGCCTGTTCCTCGGCCCGCTGTTCGTCACCTACTACGCCGGGACGGGCATCCTCACGGGGTCGCTGGCGAACATCATCATCACCGGCCTCGTGGAGGCGAACTCCGGGCTCGCCATCGGCTGGGTGGAGTGGGCGGTGTGGCTCGGTCCCGTGATGTGGGTGGGGCGCGCGGCCGTCATCACCGCCATCGCCTACTACCTCTACCGGCCGCGAACGGCGGACGCCATCGACGCCGCCAGCGCCACCGACCTCGACGTGGCGTCCACGGCGGAGGCCCGGCGCATGATGGCGTTCCTGCTCGTCGGGGTCGCCATCTGGGCGACGGACACCCTCCACGGCCTCCACCCGCTGTACGGCGCGCTGGTCGTCACGCTCCTGGCGTTCGCGCCACGCGTCGGCGTCGTTGGGGCCGACGCTATCGCGGAGACCGACGTCTCGATCGTGTTCTTCCTCGGCGCCATCTTCGCCATCGCCGCCGGACTCCAGCAGACCGGGTTCACGGACGTCGCCGCCGACGCCATCCTCTCTGGGTTCCCCGAGGGCGGGTCGCTGTCGGTCGCGCTCGCGTTCTCCGTCGTCGCGTCGATCGCGCTCACGTTCGTCATGGAGGGCCTCGCCGTCGCGAGCGTGCTGACGCCCGTCCTCGTGGCGTTCAGCGAGAGCGCCGGCCTGCCGCTCGCGCCCGTGGCGATGATCGAGGCCGTCGCGCTCAACACGTACTTCTTCCCCTACCAGTCGGCCGTCCTCGTCGCCATCCTTGGCCTGGACGTCGTCGACTCCCGGGAACTGATCCGGATGGCCGCGCTCTGCTCGGTGGCGACGCTCGTGGTCCTGTTACCGATCCAGATCGCCATCTTCGCGCTCGCGTTCTGA
- a CDS encoding gamma carbonic anhydrase family protein produces MIRSFDGTVPDIDDTAYVDEAATVVGDVRIGPEASVWPGAVLRGDHGRIVVGERANVQDNATLHEAAVLEAGATVGHNAVVHDATVGERSVVGIGAVVLDGVEVGAESVVAANSTVTEGTEIPDSVLAVGTPAEVVRELEDSRWASTGDRYAELAREHAATSHVVEDGPVLPE; encoded by the coding sequence ATGATCAGAAGTTTCGACGGGACGGTTCCCGACATCGACGACACGGCGTACGTCGACGAAGCCGCGACGGTCGTGGGCGACGTCCGCATCGGTCCGGAAGCGAGCGTCTGGCCGGGAGCGGTGTTGCGCGGCGACCACGGACGAATCGTCGTCGGCGAACGCGCGAACGTCCAGGACAACGCGACGCTCCACGAGGCAGCGGTGCTCGAAGCCGGTGCCACCGTCGGCCACAACGCCGTCGTCCACGACGCCACCGTCGGCGAGCGCAGCGTCGTCGGCATCGGTGCCGTGGTCCTCGACGGCGTCGAGGTCGGGGCGGAGAGCGTCGTCGCCGCGAACAGCACGGTCACGGAAGGAACGGAGATCCCGGATAGCGTGCTCGCGGTCGGCACTCCGGCGGAGGTCGTCAGGGAACTGGAGGACTCCCGCTGGGCGAGCACCGGTGACCGGTACGCGGAACTCGCCAGGGAGCACGCGGCCACCTCCCACGTCGTCGAGGACGGGCCAGTGCTGCCCGAGTAG
- a CDS encoding acyl-CoA thioesterase: MSVYDRVWTVRFSDTDPFGIAHYPRIVDALHETSDMFMQEIGFPFWELSQEHGFGLPLVEMNFEFENPVEAGDDVTIQLTPDLGTRSVRFEYEAHSDGEVAFSGYEQRVCATIGGGGSMELPDDLRDAMRAYTAD; encoded by the coding sequence GTGAGCGTGTACGACCGCGTCTGGACGGTGCGGTTCTCGGACACGGACCCGTTCGGCATCGCCCACTACCCCCGCATCGTGGACGCTCTCCACGAGACCTCGGACATGTTCATGCAGGAGATCGGGTTCCCGTTCTGGGAGCTCTCCCAGGAACACGGCTTCGGGCTCCCGCTCGTGGAGATGAACTTCGAGTTCGAGAACCCCGTGGAGGCCGGCGACGACGTCACCATCCAGTTGACGCCGGACCTCGGGACGCGGAGCGTGCGCTTCGAGTACGAGGCCCACAGTGACGGCGAGGTGGCGTTCTCCGGCTACGAACAGCGCGTCTGCGCCACAATCGGTGGCGGCGGGTCGATGGAACTCCCCGACGACCTTCGCGACGCGATGCGGGCGTACACGGCGGACTGA
- a CDS encoding UbiA family prenyltransferase — protein MHTGVGRRELVGLLSAVKPTFMLPAVALAMAGGALAPVVDLTVLFVHAGAVAAALYTAHVVDEYVDAHVRGEDDAVLSASYCAYAAAGSSVAFFALLAVLWVVGARAAAVASLPLWLLAVLHAPALDRHPLTVTVDYPVGVALAFVAGSLAQTGVLTTGVLAVAVSLVVSLSGLKVAIDRLDRTFDATIGKRTLPVLLGDRRGARVAAAVHVLAAVLVGGLVVASTLAPVALLAALVSLVAAAVARSLPPLRSVRVQMALAYPFTAALLAAQCVATDCAARQLVTAASLGV, from the coding sequence ATGCACACGGGCGTCGGTCGCCGGGAACTCGTCGGCCTCCTGTCGGCGGTGAAGCCCACGTTCATGCTGCCTGCAGTCGCCCTCGCAATGGCCGGGGGCGCGCTCGCGCCCGTGGTCGACCTCACAGTACTGTTCGTCCACGCGGGCGCCGTCGCCGCCGCGCTCTACACCGCGCACGTCGTCGACGAGTACGTCGACGCCCACGTTCGCGGGGAGGACGACGCCGTCCTCTCGGCGAGTTACTGTGCTTACGCGGCGGCCGGGTCGTCGGTCGCGTTCTTCGCACTGCTCGCCGTTCTCTGGGTGGTCGGCGCTCGCGCCGCCGCCGTCGCCTCGCTCCCGCTGTGGTTGCTCGCCGTCCTCCACGCACCCGCACTCGACAGACACCCACTGACGGTCACCGTCGACTATCCGGTCGGTGTCGCGCTCGCGTTCGTGGCGGGTTCGCTGGCCCAGACCGGCGTCCTCACAACCGGCGTCCTCGCAGTCGCCGTCTCGCTCGTCGTCTCGCTGTCCGGGCTGAAGGTCGCCATCGACCGCCTCGACCGAACCTTCGACGCCACGATCGGGAAGCGGACGCTCCCGGTGTTGCTCGGCGACCGCCGTGGCGCTCGCGTCGCGGCGGCCGTCCACGTTCTGGCAGCCGTCCTCGTCGGTGGGCTGGTCGTGGCGTCGACGCTGGCCCCGGTCGCGCTGCTCGCCGCACTCGTCTCGCTCGTCGCCGCGGCGGTCGCCCGCAGTCTCCCCCCGCTGCGGTCGGTGCGCGTGCAGATGGCCCTCGCGTACCCCTTCACGGCGGCACTGCTCGCGGCGCAGTGTGTGGCGACCGACTGTGCCGCTCGGCAGCTGGTGACGGCGGCTAGTCTCGGCGTCTGA
- a CDS encoding cupin domain-containing protein, with product MAQQDPEDLLEMSAETRSILEQNNLRPLWEVEDDMGDLIDDIGANIWKWEDIQAAIDGIEADVPIADLPPGFQRRVAVPINAPHAISNTIYVGVQTVSPGETAPAHRHASSALRFTIDGHEEMKTVVAGEEFPMLDNDLITTPQWEWHDHVNDSDETAAWLDILDLPLFLDTLNNTHVFENHELERQPVTKTQGYWDSQYGRGRPTNEDDDDSIPGPFEGNQEPTPPYRFGWAEMLEALRQHADNDDPDPHDGHSLAYVNPANGEPPVTPTMSFRAQLLQGSTDPHFHNSTEVYFVVEGEGATHVGDEALEWGERDIFVVPPDEIHHHEPDGEEAILFGMTDRPVLEAFNFYAEAEPSNST from the coding sequence ATGGCCCAGCAAGACCCAGAGGATCTCCTAGAGATGAGTGCGGAGACGAGGAGCATCCTCGAACAGAACAACCTCCGGCCACTGTGGGAAGTGGAGGACGACATGGGAGACCTCATCGACGACATCGGTGCGAACATCTGGAAGTGGGAGGACATCCAGGCCGCCATCGACGGCATCGAGGCCGACGTCCCGATTGCGGACCTGCCACCGGGCTTCCAGCGACGTGTCGCCGTCCCGATCAACGCACCGCACGCCATCTCGAACACCATCTACGTCGGGGTCCAGACCGTCTCCCCCGGTGAGACCGCGCCCGCCCACCGCCACGCCTCCAGCGCGCTCCGGTTCACCATCGACGGCCACGAGGAGATGAAGACCGTCGTCGCCGGCGAGGAGTTCCCGATGCTGGACAACGACCTCATCACCACCCCCCAGTGGGAGTGGCACGACCACGTCAACGACTCCGACGAGACCGCGGCGTGGCTCGACATCCTCGACCTGCCGCTGTTCCTGGACACCCTCAACAACACCCACGTCTTCGAGAACCACGAGCTGGAGCGCCAGCCGGTGACGAAGACGCAGGGCTACTGGGACTCCCAGTACGGCCGCGGTCGGCCGACGAACGAGGACGACGACGACTCCATCCCCGGTCCGTTCGAGGGGAACCAGGAGCCGACGCCGCCGTACCGCTTCGGCTGGGCGGAGATGCTGGAGGCTCTGCGCCAGCACGCGGACAACGACGACCCGGACCCACACGACGGACACAGTCTCGCGTACGTCAACCCGGCCAACGGCGAACCGCCGGTGACGCCGACGATGTCCTTCCGCGCGCAGCTGCTCCAGGGGTCGACGGACCCGCACTTCCACAACTCCACGGAGGTCTACTTCGTCGTCGAGGGCGAAGGCGCGACCCACGTCGGCGACGAGGCCCTCGAGTGGGGCGAACGGGACATCTTCGTGGTGCCGCCGGACGAGATCCACCACCACGAACCCGACGGTGAGGAGGCGATCCTGTTCGGCATGACCGACCGGCCGGTGCTCGAGGCGTTCAACTTCTACGCGGAGGCCGAACCGTCGAACTCCACCTAG
- a CDS encoding ABC transporter ATP-binding protein, whose product MALLEGEHLTKKFGGIVAVDDVSFSIDSGETVGLIGPNGAGKSTLFRLISGVQQPNEGRVVLDGEEITGQSPHEICQRGLVRTHQIVHPFENLTLLENAAVGAQFGSRGSKASEERAHEVLEFVGLEDMAYTTPDELSVGALKRLEIARALATDPEVLLFDEVAGGLDTDETEAIVDLIGDIADRGKTVFLIDHVMRALMSVSDRVLVLDNASLIATGTPEEIQNNQRVIEAYLGENAGDAAGAAGAAGD is encoded by the coding sequence ATGGCGTTACTCGAAGGCGAGCACCTCACGAAGAAGTTCGGCGGCATCGTCGCCGTCGACGACGTCTCCTTCTCCATCGACAGCGGGGAGACCGTCGGCCTCATCGGACCGAACGGCGCGGGCAAGTCGACGCTGTTCCGCCTCATCTCCGGCGTCCAGCAGCCCAACGAGGGTCGCGTCGTCCTCGACGGCGAGGAGATAACGGGGCAGAGCCCGCACGAGATCTGCCAGCGCGGCCTCGTCCGCACCCACCAGATCGTCCACCCGTTCGAGAACCTCACGCTCCTGGAGAACGCCGCCGTCGGCGCCCAGTTCGGGAGCCGCGGCTCGAAGGCCAGCGAGGAGCGCGCCCACGAGGTCCTCGAGTTCGTGGGTCTCGAGGATATGGCCTACACGACGCCGGACGAACTCAGCGTCGGCGCACTGAAACGCCTCGAGATCGCTCGCGCGCTCGCGACCGACCCAGAGGTGCTGCTGTTCGACGAAGTCGCGGGTGGTCTCGACACCGACGAGACGGAGGCCATCGTCGACCTCATCGGCGACATCGCGGACCGCGGGAAGACCGTCTTCCTCATCGACCACGTGATGCGCGCGCTGATGTCCGTCAGCGACCGCGTGCTCGTCCTCGACAACGCCAGCCTCATCGCCACCGGGACGCCCGAGGAGATCCAGAACAACCAGCGCGTCATCGAGGCGTACCTCGGCGAGAACGCCGGGGACGCCGCGGGGGCCGCGGGCGCCGCCGGCGACTGA
- a CDS encoding CoA-binding protein, producing MNLQRLFRPDRIAVVGASATEGKLGYEAMANAVEFDGRVYPVNPSGEGSVFDEPFVDSVTDIDERVDLALLAVPAHVVPDVVAECGEAGVGGAVIYAGGFAEAGDDGEQLQADVVAAAEEHDVALLGPNTSGFVAPASNLLASFAGGVERLQPGGVTILAQSGGVAHQLAFHAHREGRGIATMVGLGNRANVGFEEAIPYFDSDPETDAIVLHVEGTDDGRALLEACRESDTPVVAYKVGQSDVGDFAESHTGALTGDHALYTAGFQQYGVPTVESTTALFDGGQALAASPEPDGANVGVVTAQAGPGIIVADRLQRAGARLPDLEAETQDRVGEILPGITYAENPVDTGRPMPAFGDVVEAVAEDENVDVVLVYELYEEALGFPQETLDGLAERVEKPVLFATEGPAESMADDLAALRDAGVPVFTSPERGAEAAALLARYAELDETGADEEVSADV from the coding sequence GTGAACCTGCAGCGCCTGTTCCGGCCCGACCGTATCGCAGTCGTCGGCGCCTCCGCGACCGAAGGAAAACTCGGTTACGAGGCGATGGCGAACGCCGTCGAGTTCGACGGTCGCGTCTACCCGGTGAATCCCTCCGGCGAGGGCTCCGTCTTCGACGAACCGTTCGTGGACTCCGTCACGGACATCGACGAGCGCGTGGACCTCGCGTTGCTCGCGGTGCCGGCCCACGTCGTCCCTGACGTCGTCGCGGAGTGCGGCGAGGCCGGGGTCGGCGGCGCCGTCATCTACGCCGGCGGCTTCGCCGAGGCCGGCGACGACGGCGAACAGCTACAGGCGGACGTCGTCGCGGCCGCCGAGGAACACGACGTCGCCCTGCTCGGCCCGAACACGAGCGGCTTCGTCGCACCCGCCTCGAACCTGCTCGCGTCGTTCGCGGGCGGCGTAGAACGACTCCAGCCCGGGGGCGTGACGATCCTCGCACAGAGCGGCGGCGTCGCCCACCAGCTAGCGTTCCACGCCCACCGGGAGGGCCGGGGTATCGCGACGATGGTCGGGCTGGGGAACCGCGCGAACGTCGGCTTCGAGGAGGCCATCCCGTACTTCGACTCGGACCCGGAGACGGACGCCATCGTGCTCCACGTCGAGGGGACGGACGACGGCCGGGCACTCCTCGAGGCGTGCCGCGAGTCAGACACCCCGGTGGTCGCGTACAAGGTCGGGCAGTCCGACGTCGGCGACTTCGCGGAGTCCCACACCGGCGCGCTCACTGGCGACCACGCGCTGTACACCGCGGGCTTCCAGCAGTACGGCGTCCCGACGGTAGAGTCGACGACGGCACTGTTCGACGGCGGCCAGGCGCTCGCCGCGTCCCCGGAACCGGACGGGGCGAACGTCGGCGTCGTCACCGCGCAGGCCGGACCCGGCATCATCGTCGCGGACCGCCTCCAGCGCGCCGGCGCGAGGCTACCGGACCTCGAGGCGGAGACCCAGGACCGCGTCGGCGAGATCCTCCCGGGCATCACGTACGCGGAGAACCCGGTGGACACGGGACGGCCGATGCCCGCGTTCGGCGACGTCGTCGAGGCCGTCGCCGAGGACGAGAACGTCGACGTCGTCCTCGTATACGAACTGTACGAGGAGGCCCTCGGCTTCCCCCAGGAGACGCTGGACGGACTCGCCGAGCGCGTCGAGAAACCCGTGCTGTTCGCGACGGAGGGGCCCGCGGAGTCGATGGCCGACGACCTCGCGGCGCTCAGGGACGCGGGGGTGCCGGTGTTCACGTCGCCCGAGCGCGGCGCCGAGGCCGCGGCGCTGCTCGCTCGCTACGCCGAGTTGGACGAGACGGGAGCGGACGAGGAGGTGAGCGCCGATGTCTGA
- a CDS encoding class I adenylate-forming enzyme family protein — MHYLEAFERTVRVHGDDTAIVTDDGRSFTYREFDRRSTELSNAVVDHVGDAPLAVLALNSPAAAEAMIAGHKRGTPTVQLPFRGKPGELSEMASTASARALLFDDANADTALELLDASDLSVGFHAGDREIDHPDVVAYDAARDDAGSVLPEHLPADGKTHVFYTSGTTSVPKAVAFDGEQMWIGAYQGVMEHGIDQTDIAIVTSPWYHMVTSDAWLYPHWLAGATTFLHSQFDPVEVLEFVEEQAATGLLAVPTQLSILNETQENAAERYDTSSLSYIRTGGSVVTEELVERTSEYLSEHLYNTYGMTEGGPNLTFAHPSVQDEHPGTVGKESFSWELRVVETVPIDEHPDPEAVVEPGGQGEIIARGPGVPDGYIDNPDAEEKTFFGEWLRTRDVAEVDEDGFLYVTDRVDNMFISGGENIYPAEVERAIDGHPHVAETMVFGQDDPEWGNKVTAVVVAEAEVTAEELDAFCREHDSLANYKRPREYVVREESLPRTDTGTVERENVVDRHFD; from the coding sequence ATGCACTACTTGGAAGCCTTCGAGCGGACCGTCCGCGTCCACGGCGACGACACGGCCATCGTCACCGACGACGGCAGGTCGTTCACGTACCGCGAGTTCGACCGTCGGAGCACAGAACTGTCGAACGCTGTCGTCGACCACGTCGGCGACGCGCCGCTCGCCGTCCTCGCGCTGAACAGCCCCGCCGCCGCCGAGGCGATGATCGCCGGCCACAAGCGAGGCACGCCCACCGTCCAGCTACCGTTCCGCGGGAAGCCGGGAGAGCTCTCGGAGATGGCGTCGACCGCGAGCGCACGGGCACTCCTGTTCGACGACGCCAACGCCGACACTGCCCTCGAACTCCTCGACGCCAGTGACCTCTCGGTCGGGTTCCACGCGGGCGACCGCGAGATCGACCACCCCGACGTCGTCGCCTACGACGCCGCTCGCGACGACGCGGGTTCGGTGCTCCCCGAACACCTGCCGGCGGACGGGAAGACCCACGTCTTCTACACGAGCGGCACCACGTCGGTGCCGAAAGCCGTCGCATTCGACGGCGAGCAGATGTGGATCGGCGCCTACCAGGGCGTCATGGAGCACGGTATCGACCAGACCGACATCGCCATCGTGACGTCGCCGTGGTACCACATGGTTACCTCGGACGCCTGGCTCTACCCGCACTGGCTCGCCGGCGCGACGACGTTCCTGCACAGCCAGTTCGACCCGGTGGAGGTGCTGGAGTTCGTCGAAGAGCAGGCGGCGACCGGCCTGCTCGCCGTCCCAACGCAGCTGTCCATCCTGAACGAGACCCAGGAGAACGCCGCGGAGCGCTACGACACGTCCTCCCTGTCGTACATCCGGACCGGTGGCTCCGTCGTCACCGAGGAACTCGTCGAGCGCACGAGCGAGTACCTCTCCGAACACCTCTACAACACGTACGGGATGACGGAGGGCGGACCGAACCTGACGTTCGCCCACCCCTCGGTCCAGGACGAACACCCGGGAACCGTCGGGAAGGAGTCGTTCTCGTGGGAACTCCGCGTCGTCGAGACGGTGCCTATCGACGAACACCCGGACCCCGAGGCCGTCGTCGAACCGGGCGGCCAGGGCGAGATCATCGCCCGCGGGCCCGGCGTCCCCGACGGCTACATCGACAACCCGGACGCCGAGGAGAAGACCTTCTTCGGCGAGTGGCTCCGCACCCGCGACGTCGCAGAGGTCGACGAGGACGGCTTCCTCTACGTCACCGACCGCGTCGACAACATGTTCATCAGCGGCGGCGAGAACATCTACCCCGCGGAAGTCGAGCGCGCCATCGACGGCCACCCCCACGTCGCGGAGACGATGGTGTTCGGCCAGGACGACCCCGAGTGGGGGAACAAGGTCACCGCCGTCGTCGTCGCGGAGGCCGAGGTGACCGCCGAGGAACTCGACGCGTTCTGTCGCGAACACGACTCGCTGGCGAACTACAAGCGGCCCCGCGAGTACGTCGTCCGCGAGGAGTCACTCCCCCGCACCGACACCGGCACCGTCGAGCGCGAGAACGTCGTCGACCGCCACTTCGACTGA